A genomic stretch from Sporocytophaga myxococcoides DSM 11118 includes:
- a CDS encoding DUF4295 domain-containing protein, with the protein MAKKVVATLKKADAGKGFAKIIKAVKNDKTGAYAFKEEIVPVDQVQEALKK; encoded by the coding sequence ATGGCAAAGAAAGTAGTTGCTACCCTGAAGAAAGCTGATGCTGGAAAAGGGTTTGCCAAAATTATTAAGGCAGTAAAGAACGATAAAACTGGAGCTTACGCTTTCAAAGAAGAAATCGTACCGGTAGATCAAGTTCAAGAAGCATTGAAGAAATAA
- the rimO gene encoding 30S ribosomal protein S12 methylthiotransferase RimO yields the protein MKTKGTRKTKVNIITLGCSKNLVDSENILTQLRGNNIDAAHESGKDDANVVVINTCGFIDNAKQESIDTILRYVDAKESGLVEKIYVTGCLSQRYKDDLEKEIPQVDAFFGTSDLPILLKKFKADYKHELLGERLITTPRHYAFMKIAEGCDRPCSFCAIPVMRGKHVSRGIDELVTEAKNLAKNGTKELILIAQDLTYYGLDIYGKRDLAELLRKLSDVNGIDWIRLQYAYPSQFPMDILDVMAERDNICKYLDMPLQHASSNMLKIMRRGITRNRTEDLIKEIRDKVPNIALRTTMIAGHPGETEQDFEELCQFVENMKFDRLGIFTYSHEEHTHAYTLNDDIPSDIKRERADTIMGIQEGISLELNQAKVGNTYKVLFDRKEGGYFIGRTESDSPEVDNEVLVSAENTYVRVGDFANVKIDSASEFDLYGKIVS from the coding sequence ATGAAAACTAAAGGCACTAGAAAGACAAAGGTAAATATCATCACATTAGGTTGTTCTAAAAATCTGGTGGACTCGGAGAATATTCTTACCCAATTGAGAGGTAATAATATTGACGCTGCTCACGAATCAGGAAAAGATGATGCTAATGTAGTGGTCATTAATACCTGTGGCTTTATTGACAATGCTAAACAAGAGTCTATAGATACCATCCTGAGATACGTTGATGCCAAAGAAAGCGGACTTGTAGAAAAGATTTATGTTACAGGATGTCTTTCTCAACGCTATAAAGATGACCTTGAAAAGGAAATCCCTCAGGTAGATGCTTTTTTTGGTACAAGCGACCTCCCAATACTTCTTAAGAAGTTTAAAGCTGACTATAAACATGAATTGCTGGGCGAGCGTCTGATTACAACTCCAAGGCATTATGCTTTTATGAAAATAGCTGAAGGTTGTGATCGTCCGTGTTCATTCTGTGCGATTCCCGTTATGCGAGGCAAACATGTATCAAGAGGAATTGATGAACTAGTCACAGAAGCAAAGAACCTGGCCAAAAATGGAACGAAAGAACTAATTCTTATCGCTCAGGACCTTACTTATTATGGTCTAGATATTTATGGCAAACGTGATCTTGCAGAGCTGTTAAGGAAATTATCAGACGTAAACGGAATCGACTGGATACGTTTGCAATATGCTTATCCGTCTCAGTTTCCGATGGACATTCTGGATGTAATGGCGGAAAGAGATAACATCTGCAAATACCTGGATATGCCACTTCAGCATGCCTCTTCAAATATGTTGAAGATTATGAGAAGGGGTATCACGCGTAACAGAACTGAAGATCTGATAAAAGAAATCAGAGATAAAGTTCCAAATATAGCTTTAAGAACTACAATGATTGCCGGGCATCCTGGCGAGACAGAGCAGGATTTTGAAGAGCTTTGTCAGTTTGTGGAGAATATGAAATTTGACAGACTGGGCATTTTTACATACTCCCATGAAGAACATACTCATGCATATACTTTAAATGACGATATACCTAGCGATATAAAAAGAGAGCGTGCCGATACCATTATGGGTATTCAGGAAGGTATTTCTTTAGAATTAAATCAGGCAAAGGTTGGAAATACTTACAAAGTACTCTTTGATAGGAAAGAAGGTGGATATTTCATTGGAAGAACAGAATCAGACTCTCCGGAAGTAGACAATGAAGTATTGGTTTCTGCAGAGAATACTTATGTGAGAGTTGGGGATTTTGCAAACGTAAAGATCGATTCTGCTTCTGAGTTTGATCTTTACGGTAAAATTGTCAGCTAG
- a CDS encoding co-chaperone GroES: MLSIDRSLDKLIVVGDRVLIKPKTLNDKTSSGLYLPPGVIEKDRIQSGYVIKVGPGYPIPVPDESNQEPWKEKQDSTKYIPLQAQEGDLAIYLQNGAYEITFNNEKYFIVPQPSILMLVREDL; the protein is encoded by the coding sequence ATGCTTTCAATAGACAGATCTCTTGACAAATTAATAGTAGTGGGAGACAGAGTATTAATAAAGCCCAAAACATTAAATGACAAAACATCATCGGGTTTATATCTACCTCCGGGAGTAATTGAAAAAGACAGGATTCAGAGCGGATATGTTATTAAGGTTGGTCCTGGATATCCAATTCCTGTTCCAGATGAAAGTAATCAGGAGCCATGGAAAGAAAAACAGGATTCAACCAAGTATATACCGTTGCAGGCACAAGAAGGTGATCTTGCAATTTATTTACAAAATGGAGCTTATGAAATTACTTTTAATAATGAGAAGTATTTTATAGTGCCGCAGCCAAGTATATTAATGCTTGTGAGAGAGGATTTGTAA
- the mnmD gene encoding tRNA (5-methylaminomethyl-2-thiouridine)(34)-methyltransferase MnmD encodes MQSKIEIIKTEDGSHSLYIPDMKETYHSTHGALRESEYVFIQNGLDLIPTDNEINILEVGFGTGLNTFLTFLESEKRALKIYYQTIEPYPLEENIFLELNYPEMISPDKSSIFYDFHKASFGEIKEINQDFIFKKHLQKLENLEMKPAILDLVYFDAFAPSKQPELWELGNFEKIYGWMKNEGVIVSYCASGQFKRNLKAAGFFVETLPGPPGKKEMTRGRK; translated from the coding sequence ATGCAATCTAAAATTGAAATAATAAAAACAGAAGATGGGTCTCATTCTCTTTATATACCTGATATGAAAGAAACATATCACTCGACTCACGGAGCATTGCGTGAATCAGAATATGTATTTATACAGAACGGACTGGACTTGATACCAACAGATAATGAAATCAATATTCTTGAAGTAGGGTTTGGAACGGGCCTCAATACATTTTTGACTTTTCTTGAAAGCGAAAAAAGAGCACTAAAAATTTACTATCAAACCATTGAGCCATATCCACTGGAAGAAAATATTTTTTTAGAATTGAATTATCCGGAAATGATTTCTCCGGATAAAAGCAGTATTTTTTATGATTTTCATAAGGCTTCTTTCGGTGAAATAAAAGAGATCAATCAAGACTTCATTTTTAAAAAGCATTTGCAAAAGCTTGAAAATCTAGAAATGAAACCTGCGATCCTTGATCTCGTATACTTCGACGCATTTGCACCTTCAAAACAACCTGAACTTTGGGAGTTAGGAAATTTTGAAAAAATTTATGGATGGATGAAAAACGAAGGTGTAATCGTAAGTTATTGTGCCAGTGGACAATTTAAAAGAAATTTAAAGGCTGCAGGCTTTTTTGTTGAGACGCTTCCTGGCCCTCCGGGAAAAAAGGAGATGACAAGAGGAAGAAAATAG
- the rpmG gene encoding 50S ribosomal protein L33, producing MAKRGNRIQVILECTEHKNSGLPGTSRYITTKNRKNTPERIELKKYNPVLKKVTTHKEIK from the coding sequence ATGGCAAAAAGAGGTAACAGGATTCAGGTGATTCTGGAGTGTACCGAGCACAAAAACAGTGGTCTACCTGGTACAAGCAGATATATCACTACTAAAAACAGGAAAAATACTCCTGAAAGGATTGAATTAAAAAAATACAATCCTGTGTTAAAAAAAGTGACCACTCATAAAGAAATTAAATAA
- the ftsY gene encoding signal recognition particle-docking protein FtsY, whose protein sequence is MALFNFFSKDKKESLDKGLEKTKDNFFSKLTKAMVGKSKVDDEVLDSLEEMLVTSDVGVQTTLKIIKRIEQRVERDNYVTTSDLDKILKEEIAGLLAENNSEDLSDYEVPKVSGPYVILVVGVNGVGKTTTIGKLSAQFKKKGKKVILGAADTFRAAAVDQLKMWGERVGVPVVSHGMNTDPASVAFDAAKQGVDQQADIVIIDTAGRLHTKVNLMNELSKIKRVIQKFIPEAPHEVLLVLDGSTGQNAFVQATEFTKATEVSALAITKLDGTAKGGVVLGISDQFKIPVKYIGVGEKVDDLQVFNKHEFVDSLFNRQ, encoded by the coding sequence ATGGCGCTGTTTAATTTCTTTTCAAAAGATAAAAAGGAGTCTCTGGATAAGGGTCTGGAGAAAACCAAGGATAACTTCTTCTCTAAGTTAACCAAGGCCATGGTGGGGAAGTCCAAGGTCGATGACGAGGTGTTGGACAGCCTGGAAGAGATGCTGGTTACATCTGATGTGGGCGTGCAGACTACCTTAAAGATTATCAAAAGAATTGAACAGAGGGTCGAAAGAGATAACTATGTAACTACTTCTGATCTGGATAAAATACTAAAGGAAGAAATTGCAGGTCTGCTTGCTGAAAATAACTCAGAGGATTTGTCTGACTATGAAGTTCCAAAAGTATCCGGGCCATACGTAATTCTTGTTGTTGGCGTGAATGGGGTAGGTAAAACGACTACCATTGGTAAGCTGTCCGCCCAGTTTAAAAAGAAAGGCAAAAAAGTAATTCTGGGAGCTGCAGATACTTTTAGAGCTGCCGCTGTGGACCAATTGAAAATGTGGGGAGAAAGGGTTGGAGTACCTGTAGTCTCTCACGGCATGAACACTGACCCTGCTTCTGTAGCATTTGATGCAGCAAAGCAAGGTGTCGATCAGCAGGCTGACATAGTTATTATTGATACTGCAGGAAGATTACATACTAAAGTAAATCTTATGAATGAGCTCTCTAAAATAAAGAGGGTTATTCAAAAATTTATTCCCGAAGCTCCGCATGAAGTTCTTTTAGTTCTGGATGGAAGTACTGGCCAAAATGCATTTGTCCAGGCTACTGAATTTACCAAAGCTACAGAAGTGTCAGCTCTGGCAATTACAAAGCTGGATGGTACCGCAAAAGGTGGGGTGGTTTTGGGAATATCAGATCAGTTTAAAATACCAGTAAAATATATCGGAGTAGGAGAAAAGGTAGATGACCTTCAGGTATTTAATAAACATGAGTTCGTTGATTCTCTCTTCAACAGGCAATAA
- the bshC gene encoding bacillithiol biosynthesis cysteine-adding enzyme BshC → MKILSVEAEKTGAFSKLYLDYISKKEDLSPFYNLFPSIENIEQQIGQKKFNADQRVLLTDALKRQYSNIVIKEAASKSIGELLNDNTFTITTGHQLNLFTGPLYLIYKTIAIIKACEILKRKYPKYSFVPVFWIASEDHDFAEINHFHLFGKTYTWETQQKGAVGRLSCEGIEKILNELPEKVELFQKAYLEKGRTLAEATRYILNELFGDYGLIVLDGDDISLKQVLKPVIKEEIEGDHVCKIVENATKSLETLGYTGQIFPREINLFYLKEGLRERLIIEGDNYRVNNTNIVYSKSEILRLAEEQPEAFSPNVVLRPLYQEMLLPNLAYVGGPAEVTYWLQLKKVFNHFGVTFPMLMPRLFFLIINSANSKKISKLNINEEDLFKSALELKELYLEKHSSEHIETVEEHALLDYIFKMLQTKAADIDPTLVAFTEAEAKRAGDIINNVEKRFRKALEKKHEQGIQQLLGLKEKLFPANTLQERYDNFLNFYINDPDLINKLMIADPFDFRFKVLLPE, encoded by the coding sequence ATGAAAATACTTTCTGTTGAAGCTGAAAAAACCGGTGCTTTTTCAAAATTATATCTTGATTACATTTCAAAGAAAGAAGATCTCTCACCTTTTTATAATTTATTTCCTTCAATAGAGAATATAGAGCAGCAAATTGGTCAGAAGAAGTTTAACGCAGATCAAAGAGTACTTCTGACTGATGCTTTGAAACGTCAATATTCAAATATTGTAATAAAGGAAGCTGCAAGTAAGAGTATTGGAGAATTATTAAACGACAATACATTTACGATTACCACTGGCCACCAATTAAATCTGTTTACTGGTCCTTTATATTTGATTTACAAGACTATTGCCATAATAAAAGCTTGTGAAATTTTAAAACGTAAATATCCGAAATATTCATTTGTCCCCGTATTCTGGATTGCTTCTGAAGATCATGATTTTGCAGAAATCAATCATTTTCATCTTTTCGGAAAAACATATACTTGGGAAACCCAACAGAAAGGGGCTGTGGGAAGACTGAGTTGTGAAGGGATAGAGAAGATATTAAATGAACTTCCGGAAAAGGTTGAGCTATTCCAAAAAGCATATCTTGAGAAGGGAAGAACATTAGCTGAAGCTACCCGCTACATTCTTAATGAGCTCTTCGGAGATTATGGACTGATAGTACTAGATGGAGATGATATTTCATTAAAGCAGGTGCTGAAACCGGTAATCAAGGAAGAAATTGAAGGGGATCACGTTTGTAAAATTGTAGAAAATGCAACTAAATCTCTGGAAACTCTTGGCTATACAGGACAAATATTTCCAAGGGAGATAAATCTCTTTTATTTAAAGGAGGGGCTAAGAGAAAGACTAATTATTGAAGGCGATAACTATAGAGTTAATAATACCAATATCGTTTATAGCAAATCAGAAATACTTAGGCTAGCTGAGGAGCAACCTGAAGCCTTCAGTCCCAATGTAGTGCTAAGACCCTTATATCAGGAAATGTTGTTACCTAACCTGGCTTATGTTGGAGGCCCTGCAGAGGTTACTTACTGGCTTCAGCTTAAAAAGGTATTTAATCATTTCGGAGTAACGTTTCCTATGCTGATGCCAAGGTTGTTTTTCTTAATTATCAATTCAGCGAATAGCAAAAAGATAAGCAAACTAAATATTAATGAAGAGGACTTATTTAAATCAGCTCTTGAATTAAAAGAATTATATCTGGAAAAGCATTCTTCCGAGCATATTGAAACAGTAGAGGAGCATGCACTGTTGGATTACATATTTAAAATGCTTCAGACTAAAGCTGCGGATATCGATCCGACTTTGGTTGCCTTTACCGAGGCGGAAGCAAAGAGAGCAGGTGATATTATTAATAACGTAGAAAAACGATTTAGAAAGGCTTTGGAGAAAAAGCATGAGCAGGGAATTCAACAATTACTTGGTTTGAAAGAGAAGTTGTTTCCGGCAAATACACTTCAAGAGCGATATGATAATTTTCTCAATTTTTACATCAATGATCCGGATTTAATAAACAAACTGATGATCGCAGATCCATTTGATTTCAGATTTAAAGTTTTGTTGCCGGAATGA
- the rocD gene encoding ornithine--oxo-acid transaminase, with protein MGTISATAQAIELEEKYGAHNYHPLPVVLSKGEGVFVWDVEGKRYYDFLSAYSAVNQGHCHPKIINALVAQAQKLTLTSRAFYNERLGECEKFITEYFGYDKVLMMNSGAEAVETAIKLARKWGYTVKNIPSNQALIVAVEKNFHGRTTGVIAASTDPDSTKDFGPFNPGFQIIPYSDTAALENALKNPNVCAFLVEPIQGEAGVYVPTEGYLKKAAELCKKYNVLFIIDEIQTGIGRTGKLLASQYEDVKADILILGKAISGGTYPVSAVLADDHIMLTIKPGQHGSTFGGNPMACAVAQASLEVIRDEKLTENAFKMGELFRKRMTELQEKSDHVIAVRGRGLLNAIVIKPTNDGRTAWDVCVALKDNGLLAKPTHGDIIRFAPPLVINEAQLNECCDIIEKTILEF; from the coding sequence ATGGGGACTATTTCCGCCACTGCACAGGCTATTGAGCTGGAAGAAAAATATGGAGCACATAACTATCACCCTCTGCCGGTTGTCCTTTCGAAAGGAGAAGGAGTATTTGTATGGGATGTTGAGGGAAAACGTTATTACGACTTTTTATCCGCATATAGCGCTGTAAACCAAGGACATTGTCATCCTAAAATTATTAATGCTCTGGTAGCACAGGCCCAAAAGCTTACTTTAACAAGCCGGGCATTTTATAACGAGCGACTTGGAGAGTGTGAGAAATTTATCACTGAATACTTTGGATATGATAAGGTACTCATGATGAATTCTGGTGCTGAAGCTGTTGAAACTGCAATTAAGCTAGCAAGGAAATGGGGTTATACTGTTAAAAACATCCCATCTAATCAGGCTTTAATTGTTGCTGTAGAAAAAAACTTCCACGGAAGAACAACTGGAGTTATTGCTGCATCTACGGATCCTGATTCGACAAAAGATTTCGGACCTTTCAATCCTGGATTCCAGATTATTCCATACAGTGATACTGCAGCACTTGAAAATGCACTGAAGAACCCGAATGTATGCGCATTTCTTGTAGAACCTATTCAAGGTGAGGCAGGTGTATATGTACCTACCGAAGGCTATCTGAAAAAGGCTGCAGAGCTGTGCAAAAAATATAATGTACTGTTCATCATTGATGAGATCCAGACTGGGATCGGGAGAACCGGAAAGCTACTTGCTTCTCAATATGAAGATGTAAAAGCGGATATTCTGATACTTGGTAAAGCAATATCTGGCGGAACATATCCAGTCTCTGCTGTGCTTGCAGATGACCATATCATGCTCACTATTAAACCTGGTCAGCATGGATCCACATTTGGAGGAAATCCGATGGCATGCGCTGTGGCCCAAGCTTCCCTGGAAGTAATTCGTGATGAAAAACTTACTGAAAATGCATTCAAAATGGGTGAGTTATTCCGAAAGAGAATGACCGAGCTCCAGGAAAAATCTGACCACGTGATAGCGGTAAGAGGAAGGGGATTATTAAACGCAATCGTTATTAAACCAACAAATGACGGAAGAACCGCATGGGACGTATGTGTTGCGCTCAAAGACAATGGCCTTTTAGCAAAACCTACCCACGGTGACATTATCAGATTCGCACCTCCTTTGGTAATCAATGAAGCTCAATTAAACGAGTGTTGCGATATCATTGAAAAAACAATACTTGAATTTTAA
- the rpmB gene encoding 50S ribosomal protein L28 codes for MARVCQITGKRTRVGNNVSHANNKTKRKFYPNLQTKKFFIPEENKWITLKVSASALRTITKKGISAVLKEAKANGMAV; via the coding sequence ATGGCTAGAGTTTGTCAAATTACAGGAAAGAGAACTAGAGTAGGAAACAATGTTTCTCACGCCAACAACAAGACAAAGAGAAAATTCTATCCTAATCTTCAGACTAAGAAATTTTTTATTCCTGAAGAAAACAAATGGATAACTCTTAAAGTGTCTGCATCTGCTTTAAGAACAATTACAAAAAAAGGAATTAGCGCAGTATTAAAAGAGGCTAAGGCAAACGGAATGGCCGTTTAA
- a CDS encoding sulfotransferase family protein, protein MKFIFVTGLYRSGTTLLEKLLFQHPSVSIAFQPYPSFYHLVKKRFNEIQNISSVYPINTRLDNEYFEMKDFIEFLNRYKFTEADKVHSGLESLLHSNNGFIDLFKQLQLEAGKEYITNEISFAGSKEILCEDFVGALLENGVRVIHIVRDPRDVLCSAALGKEYTGRIRPLLYTLRMWRKSVAFRIQYSEHPLFYSVRYEDLVKSPMSVMKELAGFMNVQEIELKSKLMDQQGNIWKSNSSFGKSELISSSSIGKYKEILDDNAIAYVNTLCAPELKYLNYECEDVKDSKEVFEAFKEPFPVDHDLFQHDYSVSEINQNMEIKRVSLLKEDGLSCKETEKYYQFESVYKILKKHAI, encoded by the coding sequence TTGAAATTTATTTTCGTCACCGGTTTATATAGATCAGGAACAACCCTTCTGGAAAAGCTTCTATTCCAGCATCCTTCGGTCAGCATCGCATTTCAGCCCTATCCTTCTTTTTATCATTTGGTGAAAAAGAGATTTAATGAAATTCAAAATATTTCATCCGTTTATCCTATCAATACCCGGTTGGATAATGAGTATTTTGAAATGAAGGATTTTATCGAATTTCTTAATCGCTATAAATTTACCGAGGCAGATAAGGTTCATTCAGGACTTGAATCATTGCTTCATTCCAACAATGGTTTTATTGATTTATTCAAACAGTTACAGCTGGAAGCAGGGAAGGAGTACATTACCAATGAGATATCATTTGCTGGTAGTAAGGAAATATTATGTGAAGATTTTGTCGGTGCACTTCTTGAAAATGGTGTACGTGTAATTCACATTGTAAGAGATCCAAGAGATGTACTTTGCTCTGCTGCTTTAGGAAAAGAATATACAGGGAGAATCAGGCCATTGTTGTACACACTAAGAATGTGGCGGAAGTCTGTTGCGTTTCGTATTCAGTACTCTGAACATCCACTGTTTTATTCTGTCAGGTATGAAGATCTGGTTAAGTCTCCTATGTCTGTAATGAAAGAATTAGCTGGCTTTATGAATGTCCAGGAAATAGAATTAAAGTCAAAGCTCATGGATCAGCAGGGAAATATTTGGAAAAGCAATTCATCATTTGGAAAAAGTGAATTGATATCCTCTTCATCTATTGGCAAGTATAAAGAGATTCTCGATGATAATGCCATTGCGTATGTTAATACGCTTTGCGCTCCCGAATTAAAATATTTGAATTACGAATGTGAAGATGTTAAAGATTCAAAAGAAGTTTTCGAAGCATTTAAAGAACCATTCCCCGTAGACCATGATTTGTTTCAGCATGATTATTCAGTTAGTGAAATAAATCAAAATATGGAAATTAAAAGGGTGAGCCTTTTAAAGGAAGATGGACTTTCGTGTAAAGAAACAGAAAAGTATTACCAGTTTGAATCGGTATATAAAATTTTAAAAAAGCATGCAATCTAA
- the hemB gene encoding porphobilinogen synthase, whose product MRRPRRNRKSEAIRSMVREHQVSTNDLIYPMFMQEGKNGRSEITSMPGIFRYTPDLLIKEIELCMKLGLKTFALFPKIEDSLKDPLAKESYNEKGLYLKTIKAIKSALPEACIMTDVAMDPYSSDGHDGILKNGKILNDATLEVLGKMALAQAEAGADIIGPSDMMDFRVGYLREMLDTEGFDDVSIMSYTAKYASAFYGPFRNALDSAPKAGDKKTYQMDPANQAEALIEAELDFAEGADFLMVKPALAYLDVIKLLYDNYELPIAAYNVSGEYAMIKAASEKGWIDGEKAMAEALLSMKRAGAKVILTYFAKEFAVLSNY is encoded by the coding sequence ATGCGTCGTCCGAGAAGAAACAGAAAATCTGAAGCGATCAGATCTATGGTAAGAGAACATCAGGTAAGCACTAATGATCTGATTTATCCAATGTTTATGCAGGAAGGTAAAAATGGAAGATCTGAAATAACCAGTATGCCTGGAATTTTCAGATATACACCTGATCTTTTAATCAAAGAAATTGAGCTGTGCATGAAGCTTGGATTAAAGACGTTTGCGCTTTTTCCTAAAATAGAAGATTCTTTAAAAGATCCTCTTGCTAAAGAAAGCTATAATGAGAAAGGTCTGTATTTAAAGACAATCAAGGCTATCAAATCTGCACTTCCTGAAGCATGCATTATGACAGACGTAGCAATGGATCCATACAGTTCTGACGGTCACGATGGCATATTAAAAAATGGCAAAATTCTGAATGATGCCACACTTGAAGTATTAGGAAAAATGGCATTAGCGCAAGCTGAAGCCGGAGCAGACATTATCGGCCCTTCAGATATGATGGATTTTAGGGTAGGTTACCTTAGAGAAATGCTAGACACCGAAGGCTTTGATGATGTATCTATAATGTCTTATACAGCTAAATATGCAAGTGCATTTTACGGACCATTCAGAAATGCTCTGGATTCTGCCCCAAAAGCTGGAGATAAAAAAACTTATCAGATGGATCCTGCGAATCAGGCGGAAGCATTGATAGAAGCTGAACTAGACTTTGCTGAAGGTGCAGATTTCCTGATGGTAAAACCTGCATTGGCTTACCTCGATGTCATTAAACTTTTATATGACAATTATGAGCTTCCGATTGCAGCTTACAATGTAAGTGGAGAGTATGCTATGATAAAAGCTGCTTCTGAAAAAGGTTGGATTGACGGAGAAAAAGCAATGGCAGAAGCTTTATTAAGCATGAAAAGAGCTGGGGCAAAGGTTATCCTTACTTATTTTGCAAAGGAATTTGCAGTTCTTTCAAATTATTAA